In Lutra lutra chromosome 5, mLutLut1.2, whole genome shotgun sequence, a single genomic region encodes these proteins:
- the LOC125100584 gene encoding LOW QUALITY PROTEIN: olfactory receptor 2T7-like (The sequence of the model RefSeq protein was modified relative to this genomic sequence to represent the inferred CDS: deleted 2 bases in 1 codon), whose translation MPTLFSWAYSAIPIFPGFFALILLVFVISIASNTIMIILIHMDSRLHTPMYYLLSQLSLMDILYISTIVPKMLVDQMMGQRAISFAGCTAQHFLYLTLAGAEFFLLGLMSYDRYVAICSPLHYPVLMSRKVCLLIVVAAWLGGSIDGFLLTPVTMQFPFCASREINHFFCEVPALLKLSCTDTSTYETAMYVCCIMMLLIPFSVISASYTKILITVYRMSEAEGRQKAVATCSSHMVVVSLFYGAAMYTYVLPHSYHTPEKDKAVSAFYTILTPLLNPLIYSLRNKDVTGALKKALGRCLSSGSVSTF comes from the exons ATGCCGACTTTGTTCTCCTGGGCTTATTCAGCAATACCCATTTTCCCTGGCTTC TTTGCCCTCATCCTTTTGGTCTTTGTCATCTCCATAGCCAGCAACACCATCATGATCATTCTCATCCATATGGACTCCCGCCTCCACACTCCCATGTACTACTTGCTCAGCCAGCTCTCCCTCATGGATATCTTGTACATTTCTACCATTGTGCCAAAGATGCTGGTTGACCAGATGATGGGCCAGAGGGCCATATCCTTTGCAGGATGCACTGCCCAGCACTTCCTTTACTTGACCTTGGCAGGGGCTGAGTTTTTCCTCCTAGGACTAAtgtcctatgaccgctatgtaGCCATCTGCAGCCCATTGCACTATCCTGTCCTCATGAGCCGAAAGGTCTGCTTGTTGATTGTGGTGGCAGCCTGGCTGGGAGGGTCCATAGATGGCTTCCTGCTCACTCCAGTGACAATGCAGTTCCCTTTCTGTGCCTCTCGAGAAATCAACCACTTCTTCTGTGAGGTCCCTGCCCTTCTGAAGCTCTCCTGTACTGACACATCAACCTATGAGACAGCCATGTATGTCTGCTGCATCATGATGCTCCTCATCCCTTTCTCTGTCATCTCAGCCTCTTATACAAAGATTCTTATCACTGTTTATAGGATGAGTGAAGCAGAGGGAAGGCAAAAGGCAGTGGCCACTTGCTCTTCGCACATGGTGGTGGTCAGCCTCTTCTATGGTGCCGCCATGTACACCTATGTGCTGCCTCATTCTTACCATACCCCTGAGAAGGACAAAGCTGTGTCTGCCTTCTATACCATCCTCACTCCCTTGCTCAACCCACTCATCTATAGCCTCAGGAACAAAGATGTTACAGGAGCTCTAAAGAAAGCTCTGGGCAGGTGTTTGTCCTCAGGAAGTGTATCcaccttttaa